CCACAAAAGGGGTACATGCTGCAGAGGGACGAATTGGGTCAATTTTAAGAGAGGTGCATCAACCTTATCATGAAGCAAGACGCCAGGTAGCCTATGTTATTTAATCTTCCACTAGAACTGTATTCCAATGTTCTTTGTCATATTTGTGATATACATCATGTAATGGTAGGGCCTAATTCTGTTTAACAGATGTACGCCCTGCTTTAACAGTTACTTGACTCTTCCTCAAACGTATGATCAAATCTGCCTTTATCCAGTCAgctgtcatttatttttgtgatttttttgtaaGGGAGCTCGGAATCTTAATCCCACACCGTACCATGCTGAATGCATGGGGCACAAGGTTCACCTGGACCAAAACGAGAAACTTGTAATGTTTGGAGTCACCCATGTTTTAGCTGTAGATGGATTCAGTAAAAAGATTGTGAGTCATTCCACAATGCCAATCAAAAACAACTTGAGCATCTATGAATATGTTTTCAGGTAATACAACCTCTCAAACCATTTATTTCATCTTAAGTGTTTTGATGGACATGTTAGTCATATTGGACATGAGCTGCACCCAAATTTACaatatttgaatttaaattaGACATGCAACAGATGGGTCTGGTTATGTTCCTGAATATAATATATTAAGAACTTACCAAACATTTTGATCAACATTTTCtattaatgtaaaaataaataaaatggaattgcaCATGAATCATTTAACTACTTTATTGCAATTAATCAGTGTTCATTTATGAATGGAACAAGGTTCTTGGATTTCCACATATCTTTCAATTGTTCTGACATACATCTAAAGTCTGAGCATGACAGTGACATTGCAAAGAAACTTAAGAAATATATGTTGTCCTACTACAACTAAAATATTAcccaaaaaaaacatgaatgaatACATTCAAAATAATAACACCTTTGCTGGTCTTAAAGCAAAATAGTTaataaatgttctttatttttcctgtacCAGACCTGCAGTGATCACCTATGGTATGTGGGACCAGGTGCGAGTAGACCATGGAAAGGAATTTTATTTAACACTGTTCATGCAAGAGATGCTGTCACATCATCGCTTCAATCAGGAGAGACTGCCTTATTTACAGACCTCATCCACAAGAGTAAGATTTAAGTACCATTAACATCAGCTGAAATTCTTATACTATTACGTGTACTACTACGTACATTTAagacatgtttcttttaacTCTTTTAGAACCACACAGTTGAAAGGATTTGGCCTGAAATCAACAACCGTGTCAACTACCCACTAAAAACTGCCCTACTCCAGCTGATGGACCAGGAGGAGATAGATATGGAGGATAACCTTGTGCGATACTGTGTGTCCAATCTAACCTGTCAGCTGTGTAACATTGGTCTTGCAAGTGTGGTAGAATCATGGAATGCTCATAGAAtcccaggtaaaaaaaaaaaaaaaaaagtcagattgCTTACAACCCTgataatgaacatttaaacacctCCTCTATTTTTTACAGGAAAAGGCATACCAAATCACTTTGCAGAACATGGGTGTAAAAGAAGAATTTCTCCAGAGCTCTTGCCAAATGCACTTGAAGCAGCAGACCTTTACAGGCAGCACTTGGGATCTGCACTCAAAGAATATTCGACTTTTGGAGTTGATCCCTTCACAACCGAACAGGACAAACTTAGAACAGAgagtcattttgcagaaaaatatCCTGAtatttcacatttgttttttagagccgTAAATGGTGACTTTATGCCATACAAAGAAGCTCTGCTCTGTCTCATAAACATAACTCAGAGAAATGTATGAACCACTGCATCTGTAAACTGTAcagaacagacaaaaaaaaaaatcaactgactGTAAACATTTGTGTGTACACACTACATTACTCCTCTGCAAAAAAAGATTTCAATACAGAAAATGCAGCTGTTAGACCAGTAATTTGTAGAACTCCGTTGTTACTCTCCCTgcattttgcacagtgctgtgatGTCTCTTGCCACTGTTCCACACATGTCTTGCAGCCAATAATGCTTCTGCAGCACAGTGAGAACACTGGATCCTCAATGATGTCTGCAAAAGTAAATCAGATAAGTGAGACTGTTATCCATTTATGTTGAATTTAGTTCAAACTATAGGTTCAAAGTCAGTCTTGACATAAATTTACAGACAGCATGCAGAATATTTTTGGTTATTCTGTAATTACTCTTGTTCACGCTGTTCTGAGAAAGTCCCTGTCTATATTTTTGTCTATAATTGATGAGGGGCAAAATCAGTACATTTTCTCAATTAGCaagcaagaaaaatgaaaaagttacAGGTACTTGATTCAATATATGCAACTACAGTCCCATTTTAAATGTGAACTTTTTAGTTTTACATTACTGTGAACAGTGTACCGTCACCCATACTGACATTGTAATCAATTTGAAAAGCTATACTTTCATAGTCAAGATTGCAAGGAGAACCCAAATTAAATGTGCATGTAAACTTTTGAATGTTATGTTACAGTAGACCTGCATCTTGATTGTCTGTGCCTAAGTATTTAAATGGACACTGCTGAATAAAGAGCCTATGTTtggtaaaaaaatgtttgtccaAAGTAATGATTGAATGTGGTTTGACattgttttaattgtaattaaaatgttagTGTAGATGTAATGTATTTACTAAGCAACATTTGAACATACTCATACAAACCACGCAGCTAAATCCCTCCTTGAGTGTCTGCAGCTTGGGGGTTGTGACTTTCTGGGCAACTGCAAGATCAGTGAGCTCTTTGATTGCTGCTGTGACAGCTGGCAGACTTTGAGATGCCAACACCAACTCTTCTATTTTGTCACTCACTTCTCCCAAACTGGCACTGTCATCATCTTTACGGCTGCTACAAATAAAAATGGATAATCAGATGTCAAAGCTACTTACTGGCTTAAAGAAACATCACATCACTTACTGATAGATGATGATTTATGTAGTGATGTCTTACTGCTATTATAGgatttaaatcaaattaattCTTCTATATTGATGTTCATCCTATagtatatacatatttattcacatacctcagtttcttcctctttgttccCTGGAGGCAATTAAAGTCTTGTTCAGGCACAGCAAGAATTTTTCGTGcattttgtctccagtactGTGACCctacagatgaaaaacaaaaccaaagaaacCTGTTTAGAAGCCAATACCATATTACCCAATAAATATTACAAAGAGTCTGGTAAGACATGTCTCTCCATAAGATATGGGCTTTAGCTGTAATATTATGGCTCACCTGTTGTGCCCTCCGACTCCAGAATTGCATTGCCCTGTGCATCTGTCAAAATTATTGGGTTGTAATTACCAATGGCATCTTGCACTTTTCCTACTATCCCTTGAAGCGTAGCCTCAGACTCCAGGAATCGTACAACCACCATTCTATTGGGAATCAACCTCCCACCAACTACATCTGCAAAGTACACTGatctgtaaaacaaaacataataatTTTACATATCTTGTAAAAGACAGCAGGCCACAAATCCATTCAGTGATTGCTATAGGCAAATTGTACTAAAACAGCTTTGCTATTCTTAACAATTCAACTATCCATGCAccttatgtttctttttattttgcctgTTCTGTAATTTAATATTCAAGAACACAGACTCATCCTACCTCTGAAATGTTTTGGAGGACATAGGGGAACTTGAAGTAGCCTGCTGTGAACGTGAAGGTGCAGACGCTGCCACAGCTGGTGCTCGCATAAATGCAAAACGCTGCCCGCTGGAACCTGCTGTTGGAATTGACTCCATGTCTTCTCCGTGGACTTCATAGTGACCTCTGGGTGTAAGGTCTAATGCGCTGAAAACACCAGAGACCGCACCGGGGAACATAGCCACGTTTGAATCATCCGTGATGTACAGAGTATGCGCGGATACCTGTTTAAGAAAAGTTTCCGTAAATCACGTTGCTCTGCTAACGTGTTACTCCTGTGCACACGGTTAATAGGCTCTAAAGGCTTACTTATTAGCTAGTAGCCGGTAAAAGTCAATGAATAACTATTTACACATTAGCACATGTGCACAATTCACATATTAGCACAATGAAGACGGCTAGACATAGTATTAGTAAAAGTAGGCCTACATGAAATCACCAAATGTTAACGTTAGCCGTTCCGCAGTAAGGAAGAACAATAACGTTCATAAAAAAACTGCTGAAAGCAAAGTTTGCGAAGTTTACATATCTACCTGAAAGATGCGACCCAGTTTTTCTGCAGTCATGTCTTCGTCCCGGAGTGTCACTCTCTTAGTTTTCCTAAAAACAACGTAATGGTCCATCCTCTGTTTATTCCAGTGTAACTTTAAGGCCGTCGATCTCTTGTGTGGGGGACGGTGTGCGCGCGCCATAAAAAAACGCGCAGAAGAAGTACTTCCCGTTTCAGACATTGAAAATGCgtctatttttttgtttttgcgctaGTATACTTTCATTATTTGAATCAcgaagaaatccaaaaaagcaCGTCTAATTTTAAGTGTATGACGGCTATTTGTTACCACCGAATGAAAAAACAAGTTATTTTCGCccattttattctttatcaaaaattaaaaaaatgaaaattcttTTAAATATCGTTTTTTCGTTTtggtttctgaaacaaaacttcaaataccgaaaagtacacggactgcagtttattaaattgcaagtggaaaaaggattttgaactgcagtttattaaattgcaactgaaaaaaggattttaaaatgcagtttattaaagtgcaattggaaaaaggattttgaaatgcaattggaaaaaggattttgaaatgcagtttattaaattggaattcaaaaatgaatttacaattgcagaatttattctacaattcattattaaagcacagaaatttttatttcgatgcgcgtggctcttgtggtcctccatagccgggggtcaaactctggtaattggtgattctgttctcagacacgtgaagctagagacaccggcaaccatagtcaattgtcttccaggggccagagcaggcgacattgaaggaaatttaaaactgctggctaagggtaaacgtaaatacagtaagatcataattcacgtcggcagtaatgacacccggttacgccaatcggaggtcactaaaatcaatattgaatcggtgtgcaactttgccaaaacaatgtcggactctgtagttttctctggtcccctccccaatcagaccaggagtgacatgtttagccgcatgttctccttaaattgctggctgtctgagtggtgtcccagaaacgatgtgggcttcatagataattggcaaaccttctggaggaaacctggtcttgttaggagagacggcatccatcccactttggatggagcagctctcatttctagaaatatggaccaatttattaaaccccccaaaatctgactatccagagttgggaccaggaagcagagttgcagtcttacacgcctctctgcagcttctctcctcctgctactccccaaaaaacccatctccatagagaccgtgtcagctcccaaacagacaaaacacaaactaaaaaccagcaataaacaatttaaacataaaaaatcaaaaagaaagaacaat
Above is a window of Oreochromis niloticus isolate F11D_XX linkage group LG19, O_niloticus_UMD_NMBU, whole genome shotgun sequence DNA encoding:
- the LOC109195873 gene encoding uncharacterized protein LOC109195873 translates to MTLEKYSDVIMEMAKQGLSSEIISERLSYEHGEVRGFSARNVRKFCAEQITSCRLSDTRLELEVTQAINEVGPTYGRKMMKGYLSTKGVHAAEGRIGSILREVHQPYHEARRQGARNLNPTPYHAECMGHKVHLDQNEKLVMFGVTHVLAVDGFSKKIVSHSTMPIKNNLSIYEYVFRPAVITYGMWDQVRVDHGKEFYLTLFMQEMLSHHRFNQERLPYLQTSSTRNHTVERIWPEINNRVNYPLKTALLQLMDQEEIDMEDNLVRYCVSNLTCQLCNIGLASVVESWNAHRIPGKGIPNHFAEHGCKRRISPELLPNALEAADLYRQHLGSALKEYSTFGVDPFTTEQDKLRTESHFAEKYPDISHLFFRAVNGDFMPYKEALLCLINITQRNV
- the LOC109195874 gene encoding uncharacterized protein LOC109195874 isoform X2, coding for MSETGSTSSARFFMARAHRPPHKRSTALKLHWNKQRMDHYVVFRKTKRVTLRDEDMTAEKLGRIFQVSAHTLYITDDSNVAMFPGAVSGVFSALDLTPRGHYEVHGEDMESIPTAGSSGQRFAFMRAPAVAASAPSRSQQATSSSPMSSKTFQRSVYFADVVGGRLIPNRMVVVRFLESEATLQGIVGKVQDAIGNYNPIILTDAQGNAILESEGTTGSQYWRQNARKILAVPEQDFNCLQGTKRKKLSRKDDDSASLGEVSDKIEELVLASQSLPAVTAAIKELTDLAVAQKVTTPKLQTLKEGFSCVVCMNIIEDPVFSLCCRSIIGCKTCVEQWQETSQHCAKCRESNNGVLQITGLTAAFSVLKSFFAEE
- the LOC109195874 gene encoding uncharacterized protein LOC109195874 isoform X1, encoding MSETGSTSSARFFMARAHRPPHKRSTALKLHWNKQRMDHYVVFRKTKRVTLRDEDMTAEKLGRIFQVSAHTLYITDDSNVAMFPGAVSGVFSALDLTPRGHYEVHGEDMESIPTAGSSGQRFAFMRAPAVAASAPSRSQQATSSSPMSSKTFQRSVYFADVVGGRLIPNRMVVVRFLESEATLQGIVGKVQDAIGNYNPIILTDAQGNAILESEGTTGSQYWRQNARKILAVPEQDFNCLQGTKRKKLSSRKDDDSASLGEVSDKIEELVLASQSLPAVTAAIKELTDLAVAQKVTTPKLQTLKEGFSCVVCMNIIEDPVFSLCCRSIIGCKTCVEQWQETSQHCAKCRESNNGVLQITGLTAAFSVLKSFFAEE
- the LOC109195874 gene encoding uncharacterized protein LOC109195874 isoform X3 — its product is MSETGSTSSARFFMARAHRPPHKRSTALKLHWNKQRMDHYVVFRKTKRVTLRDEDMTAEKLGRIFQVSAHTLYITDDSNVAMFPGAVSGVFSALDLTPRGHYEVHGEDMESIPTAGSSGQRFAFMRAPAVAASAPSRSQQATSSSPMSSKTFQRSVYFADVVGGRLIPNRMVVVRFLESEATLQGIVGKVQDAIGNYNPIILTDAQGNAILESEGTTGSQYWRQNARKILAVPEQDFNCLQGTKRKKLSSRKDDDSASLGEVSDKIEELVLASQSLPAVTAAIKELTDLAVAQKVTTPKLQTLKEGFSCVTSLRIQCSHCAAEALLAARHVWNSGKRHHSTVQNAGRVTTEFYKLLV